A window of the Paraburkholderia sp. ZP32-5 genome harbors these coding sequences:
- a CDS encoding Gfo/Idh/MocA family protein has translation MEQRRLRIGVAGLGRAFSLMLPTFLRDPRIELVAACDPREEARRQFAADFNARTYTDVPDLADDPDVDVIYIASPHQFHARHTEIAAAKGKHVLVEKPMALGAADCDRMIAACRAANVHLIVGHCHSFDTPYLRTRELIAAGDFGAVKMIQAVNYTDYLYRPRRPEELMTAEGGGAVFSQAAHQVDIVRLLAGSRAVRLRASVGRWDPSRPTEGAYSALIWFENGAYASLSYNGYGHFNSDEWTGWIGEMGDRANPDAYGSARRRLATLGSSDDEAKLKAAGTYGGSAYKPSASTEQEPARLHQHFGPVIVSCERADVRPLPDSIVVYGDERRDTLPLAPPAVPRAEVIDELYGAVVEGRPALHDGQWAKGTLEICLAILKSSDTGADVSL, from the coding sequence ATGGAACAGCGCCGCTTGCGCATCGGAGTAGCGGGACTGGGGCGAGCGTTCTCGCTGATGCTGCCGACCTTCCTGCGCGACCCCAGAATCGAACTCGTCGCCGCCTGCGATCCGCGCGAAGAAGCGCGCCGGCAGTTCGCGGCCGATTTCAACGCGCGCACCTATACGGACGTGCCGGACCTCGCCGACGATCCCGACGTGGACGTGATCTACATTGCGAGTCCGCATCAGTTTCATGCACGGCACACGGAGATCGCCGCGGCGAAAGGTAAGCACGTGCTGGTCGAAAAGCCGATGGCGCTCGGTGCGGCCGACTGCGATCGCATGATCGCCGCGTGCCGCGCGGCGAACGTGCATCTGATCGTCGGCCATTGCCATAGCTTCGATACGCCTTACCTGCGCACGCGTGAACTGATCGCCGCCGGCGACTTCGGCGCGGTGAAGATGATTCAGGCGGTCAATTACACCGACTACCTGTACCGTCCGCGCCGCCCGGAAGAACTGATGACCGCCGAAGGCGGCGGCGCGGTGTTCAGCCAGGCCGCGCATCAGGTCGATATCGTGCGTCTGCTTGCGGGTTCGCGCGCGGTCCGGTTGCGCGCGAGCGTCGGCCGCTGGGATCCGTCGCGGCCGACCGAAGGCGCCTATTCCGCGCTGATCTGGTTTGAAAACGGCGCGTATGCTTCGCTGTCGTACAACGGCTATGGCCACTTCAATAGCGACGAGTGGACCGGCTGGATCGGCGAGATGGGCGACCGCGCGAACCCCGACGCGTATGGCAGCGCGCGCCGCCGTCTAGCGACGCTCGGCTCGTCGGATGACGAAGCAAAGCTGAAGGCGGCGGGCACCTATGGCGGCTCGGCATACAAACCGTCGGCGTCCACTGAGCAGGAACCCGCGCGGCTGCATCAGCATTTCGGTCCGGTGATCGTGTCGTGCGAGCGCGCGGACGTGCGGCCGCTGCCCGACTCGATCGTCGTGTACGGCGATGAACGGCGCGACACGCTGCCGCTTGCGCCCCCTGCCGTGCCGCGCGCCGAGGTGATCGACGAGCTGTATGGCGCCGTTGTCGAAGGACGACCCGCGCTTCACGATGGACAATGGGCGAAGGGCACGCTGGAGATTTGCCTTGCGATCCTGAAGTCGAGCGATACCGGTGCCGACGTGTCGCTGTGA
- a CDS encoding MarR family winged helix-turn-helix transcriptional regulator: MAAARSSGKAGTPNADPILRHWRDAVPDDRLAHLVKDAARAMIRGLQMRLAQHEVSFGHWAYLRVLWEADGLTQKELSDETGTTTPTTFSAVSAMEKLGYVERRYAPGNRKNTHVYLTPRGRSLRNKLVPLAEEVNEISVGGLKATEINVARKVLLTIIENMARDEAESDDPAHRMPSTREVGNLIASRGEEYENG; the protein is encoded by the coding sequence ATGGCAGCAGCACGTTCTTCAGGCAAAGCCGGAACTCCCAACGCGGATCCGATCCTGCGGCATTGGCGCGACGCGGTGCCGGACGATCGTCTTGCCCACCTGGTAAAAGATGCCGCGCGCGCGATGATTCGCGGTTTGCAGATGCGTCTCGCGCAACATGAAGTGTCGTTCGGCCACTGGGCCTATCTGCGGGTGCTGTGGGAAGCCGACGGCCTGACCCAGAAAGAACTCAGCGATGAAACCGGCACGACGACCCCCACCACCTTCAGTGCGGTATCGGCGATGGAAAAGCTCGGTTACGTCGAGCGCCGGTATGCGCCCGGCAACCGCAAGAACACCCACGTTTATCTGACGCCACGTGGCCGTAGCCTCAGGAACAAGCTCGTCCCGCTCGCGGAAGAGGTCAACGAAATAAGTGTCGGCGGATTGAAAGCAACCGAGATCAACGTCGCGCGTAAAGTGCTGCTGACGATCATCGAGAACATGGCGCGTGACGAAGCCGAATCGGACGACCCGGCGCACCGGATGCCATCGACCCGTGAAGTGGGCAACCTGATTGCGTCGCGCGGCGAGGAGTACGAGAACGGTTGA
- a CDS encoding porin produces the protein MKRKRHLFPHACGAVLALGCGAAHAQSSVTLYGIVDAGIEYVNRVPQGKQTGSVIRQQSGNLAGSRWGLKGSEDLGGGYRAVFTLEGGFNVNNGTLGQSGRLFGRKAFVGIATPYGTLTLGRHQNLLYELMYKYDPLTFNPSYSAQSMDSQFVNRADNSARYGVQIGDVTFAALYSSGFDSTIPNGANVPGASKVGREMSAAVLYDRGPFSIGLTYDQLQGTSIATQSNAQQRALLGLSYEIGPVKALAGLRWLNTRNTDVPPSSLLYWGGAVWHVSAPLSISASVYHTQFRDPHGGPTMGVVLVDYALSKATDLYAEGAYVSNRSWSNVGVRGTGVDIEPGMNQAGVTLGIRHTF, from the coding sequence ATGAAAAGGAAGAGACATCTATTCCCGCACGCTTGCGGTGCGGTGTTGGCGCTCGGCTGCGGCGCGGCTCATGCGCAGAGTTCGGTCACGTTATACGGCATCGTCGATGCCGGTATCGAGTACGTGAATCGGGTGCCCCAGGGCAAGCAGACAGGTTCGGTGATTCGGCAACAGTCCGGCAATCTGGCCGGCTCGCGCTGGGGGCTGAAAGGCTCGGAGGATCTTGGCGGCGGTTATCGCGCGGTGTTCACACTCGAAGGCGGCTTCAACGTCAATAACGGTACGCTCGGGCAGAGCGGACGGTTGTTCGGCCGCAAGGCCTTCGTGGGTATCGCAACGCCATACGGCACGCTCACGCTCGGACGTCATCAGAATCTGCTGTACGAACTGATGTACAAATACGATCCGCTGACCTTCAACCCGAGCTATTCCGCGCAGAGCATGGATAGCCAGTTCGTCAACCGCGCGGACAATTCGGCGCGCTATGGTGTGCAGATCGGCGATGTGACGTTCGCGGCGTTGTACAGCAGTGGCTTCGATTCGACGATCCCGAACGGCGCGAACGTGCCCGGTGCGTCGAAGGTCGGCCGCGAGATGAGCGCGGCGGTTCTATACGATCGCGGACCGTTCAGTATCGGCCTGACTTACGATCAGTTGCAGGGCACCTCGATTGCGACGCAGAGCAATGCGCAGCAGCGCGCGTTGCTTGGTCTGTCGTACGAGATCGGGCCGGTCAAGGCTCTGGCGGGACTGCGCTGGCTCAATACGCGCAATACGGATGTGCCGCCGAGTTCGCTGCTCTACTGGGGCGGGGCGGTCTGGCATGTGAGCGCGCCGCTGTCCATTTCCGCGAGCGTTTATCACACGCAGTTTCGCGATCCGCATGGCGGTCCGACGATGGGCGTGGTGCTGGTCGACTACGCGTTGTCGAAAGCCACGGACCTATACGCGGAAGGCGCCTATGTGTCGAATCGTTCATGGTCCAATGTCGGCGTACGCGGCACCGGCGTTGATATCGAACCGGGCATGAACCAGGCGGGCGTCACGCTCGGCATCCGCCATACCTTCTGA
- a CDS encoding ABC transporter substrate-binding protein produces the protein MSKLQLSIAVGNYDRMRPLIDGDVQIDGVDPVFMLQDPEEIFFRAFRHADYDICELSLSSYSVKTAAGTSPYIAVPVFPSRAFRHSSIYVRADRGIDRPEDLKGKRIGVPEYQLTANVWVRLFLEEEYGVKASDIRWVRGGYEDPTRVEKIALKLPEGVVLENAPEGQTISNLLAAGEIDGVIGPRAPSCFDRGHPHVKYLFDDPQKSAAEWYQRRKLFPIMHTLGIRKTLAEQHPWLPGAITKAFEQSKAVALARLSDTSATKVTLPFIEDQLRNARRLMGNDFWSYGFAANEEVIDRFLAQHYAEGLSSRRLQAAELFHPASLESFKI, from the coding sequence ATGAGCAAGCTTCAACTTTCGATCGCGGTGGGCAACTACGATCGCATGCGCCCGCTGATCGATGGGGATGTGCAGATCGATGGCGTGGATCCCGTGTTCATGCTGCAGGATCCCGAAGAGATCTTCTTTCGCGCGTTTCGTCACGCGGACTACGACATTTGCGAGCTTTCGCTGAGCAGCTATTCGGTGAAGACAGCGGCGGGCACGTCGCCGTATATCGCCGTGCCGGTTTTCCCGTCGCGTGCATTCCGGCATAGCTCGATCTACGTGCGTGCCGATCGCGGTATCGACCGGCCCGAAGATCTGAAAGGCAAGCGAATCGGCGTGCCCGAGTATCAGCTCACCGCCAACGTATGGGTGCGACTCTTTCTCGAAGAAGAGTATGGCGTGAAAGCCTCGGACATTCGCTGGGTGCGCGGCGGCTATGAAGATCCGACGCGGGTGGAAAAAATCGCGCTGAAGCTGCCCGAAGGTGTGGTGCTGGAAAACGCGCCGGAAGGGCAAACCATTTCGAACCTGCTGGCCGCGGGCGAGATCGATGGCGTTATCGGACCGCGTGCGCCGTCCTGTTTCGATCGCGGACATCCGCACGTCAAGTACCTGTTCGACGACCCGCAAAAGAGTGCGGCCGAATGGTATCAGCGCAGAAAGCTGTTTCCGATCATGCACACACTCGGGATCCGCAAGACTCTGGCCGAGCAGCATCCGTGGCTACCCGGCGCGATTACGAAGGCATTCGAACAATCGAAGGCCGTGGCGCTCGCCCGCTTGAGCGACACGTCGGCGACCAAGGTGACGCTGCCATTTATCGAAGACCAGTTGCGCAATGCACGGCGTCTGATGGGCAACGACTTCTGGTCGTACGGTTTCGCCGCCAATGAGGAAGTGATCGACCGCTTCCTCGCCCAACACTACGCGGAGGGACTGTCGAGCCGGCGCTTGCAGGCCGCCGAACTGTTCCATCCCGCGAGCCTCGAGAGCTTCAAGATCTGA
- a CDS encoding MFS transporter, which yields MADSALRYGETSGLPIADSAVVEGTYRKVTLRLMTFLFFCWVLNYLDRVNVSFAQLQLKHDLGLSDAAYGLGVSLFFIGYILLEVPSTLLLRRIGARKTVTRIMVLWGAISTAMAFMTAPWQFYLARTLLGAAEAGFWPGIILYLSYWYPAKRRARITSRFLLAIAAAGIIGGPLSGFILQNFMDVWGFRNWQWLFFLEGLPAIIAGVVAFFYLTDKPKDAAWLTDEQKRIVVDALEEENRQKPHDAPSRLLTALRDPRVYVIAAGWATVPICGTILNYWTPTIIKQAGVSNLLQIGMLSALPYIVGAIAMLLIARSSDLRLERRWHFVLSTTAGASGAVLLTILTHNWLAAIACLSLVSVSYFAAAAIIWTIPPTYLKGEAAAGGIGVISSLGQVGAFFAPIVLGWVKSVSGSFSAGILLVAALVFIGGIAVFFGVPRENRTPQSNT from the coding sequence ATGGCAGATTCAGCGTTGCGCTACGGGGAGACATCCGGTCTTCCCATAGCGGATTCGGCAGTCGTGGAGGGGACGTATCGCAAGGTCACGCTCAGGTTGATGACCTTCCTGTTCTTTTGCTGGGTACTGAACTACCTCGATCGCGTCAACGTCAGCTTCGCGCAGTTGCAGCTGAAGCATGACCTTGGCTTGAGCGACGCCGCGTATGGCCTTGGCGTGAGTCTGTTTTTTATCGGCTACATCCTGCTCGAAGTGCCGAGCACGTTGCTGCTCAGACGCATCGGCGCACGCAAAACGGTGACGCGAATCATGGTGCTGTGGGGCGCGATTTCGACGGCGATGGCCTTCATGACGGCGCCGTGGCAGTTCTATCTCGCGCGCACGCTGCTCGGCGCGGCGGAGGCGGGATTCTGGCCGGGGATCATCCTGTACCTGTCGTACTGGTATCCGGCGAAACGCCGTGCGCGTATAACCTCGCGGTTTCTGCTTGCGATTGCGGCGGCGGGCATCATCGGCGGCCCACTGTCGGGATTCATCCTGCAGAACTTCATGGACGTCTGGGGCTTTCGCAACTGGCAGTGGCTGTTCTTTCTCGAAGGCCTGCCCGCGATCATTGCCGGTGTCGTCGCTTTCTTCTATCTGACCGATAAGCCCAAAGACGCGGCGTGGCTTACCGATGAACAGAAGCGCATCGTCGTGGACGCACTCGAAGAGGAAAACCGTCAGAAGCCGCACGATGCACCGAGCCGTCTGTTGACCGCGCTGCGCGATCCACGCGTGTACGTGATTGCCGCCGGCTGGGCGACGGTACCTATCTGCGGCACGATTCTCAACTACTGGACGCCGACCATCATCAAGCAGGCAGGGGTGTCCAACTTGCTGCAGATTGGCATGTTGTCGGCGCTGCCTTATATCGTCGGCGCGATTGCGATGCTGCTGATTGCACGTAGCTCCGACTTGCGGCTCGAACGCCGCTGGCATTTCGTGCTGTCGACGACCGCCGGCGCAAGCGGCGCCGTTCTGCTGACGATTCTCACTCACAACTGGCTGGCCGCAATCGCGTGCCTGAGCCTCGTGTCGGTCAGCTATTTCGCGGCGGCCGCAATCATCTGGACCATTCCGCCGACGTACCTCAAGGGCGAAGCAGCCGCCGGCGGCATCGGCGTTATCAGCAGTCTCGGACAGGTGGGCGCGTTCTTCGCACCGATCGTGCTCGGCTGGGTCAAGAGCGTCAGCGGCAGCTTCTCGGCGGGCATCCTGCTGGTCGCCGCGTTGGTTTTTATCGGCGGCATTGCGGTGTTTTTCGGTGTTCCGCGTGAGAACCGGACGCCGCAATCCAATACGTGA
- a CDS encoding PDR/VanB family oxidoreductase, whose translation MDTQQDGFLRLKIAEKEKIARDIWRFELTDPQGGPLPPFEAGSNLTVVVPNGARRSYSLCNDSEERDRYVIAVKRDENGRGGSKSLVDETNQGDTILVSTPRNEFPLDERAKSFVLIAGGIGITPMLSMARQLKAEGLRQFKLYYLARDPEGTAFLDELSSSEWRSSVTIHHDFGDPAKSYDFWSLFERPKQAHVYCCGPQALMDTVRDMTGHWPSGTVHFESFGASNADARDNTPFTVRLQRSGTSFDIPADRSILDVLRAANVRVPSSCESGTCGSCRTGLCSGEADHRDLVLRDDEKSAQIMVCVSRARSEELVLDL comes from the coding sequence ATGGACACCCAGCAAGACGGTTTTCTGCGTCTGAAGATTGCGGAAAAGGAAAAGATTGCGCGCGATATCTGGCGCTTCGAGCTAACCGACCCGCAAGGTGGGCCGTTGCCGCCGTTCGAAGCAGGTTCGAACCTGACCGTCGTGGTGCCCAATGGAGCACGTCGCAGCTATTCGCTGTGCAATGACTCGGAAGAACGCGATCGTTATGTGATCGCCGTGAAACGCGACGAAAACGGACGCGGTGGCTCGAAAAGCCTTGTCGACGAAACGAACCAGGGCGATACGATTCTCGTGTCGACGCCGCGAAACGAATTCCCGCTCGACGAGCGCGCGAAGTCGTTCGTGCTTATCGCGGGCGGCATTGGGATCACGCCGATGCTATCGATGGCGCGGCAATTGAAAGCGGAAGGACTGCGGCAATTCAAGCTGTACTACCTCGCCCGCGACCCGGAGGGCACCGCGTTTCTCGACGAACTCAGCAGCAGCGAATGGCGCTCTTCGGTGACGATTCACCACGACTTCGGCGACCCGGCGAAATCGTATGATTTCTGGAGCCTGTTCGAACGGCCGAAGCAGGCGCACGTCTATTGCTGCGGACCGCAGGCGTTGATGGACACTGTGCGCGACATGACCGGCCACTGGCCGTCGGGTACCGTTCACTTCGAGAGCTTCGGCGCAAGCAACGCGGATGCGCGGGACAACACGCCATTCACGGTTCGGCTGCAGCGCAGCGGCACGTCTTTCGACATTCCCGCCGACCGTTCGATTCTCGATGTGCTGCGCGCCGCGAACGTGCGCGTGCCGAGTTCGTGCGAAAGCGGTACGTGCGGATCATGCCGCACGGGGCTGTGTTCGGGAGAAGCCGATCATCGCGATCTCGTGCTGCGCGATGACGAGAAGTCCGCGCAGATCATGGTCTGTGTATCGCGCGCGCGATCGGAAGAACTTGTGCTGGATCTTTGA
- a CDS encoding GNAT family N-acetyltransferase, translating into MSEMEVTNEAVGADSLDNVIWNALTGRQGRFAVGNDRALRFASSVAPFTAMIDSSAASFDALRELIDEHGPLTLATVNEIEPDARFSVTRRASLLQMVWQGDPAPSTDVQYVNLDERDVPDMLALTAATQPGPFGPRTIELGDYIGTRQDGKLAAMAGERMKIDGYTEVSAVCVDPAFRGQGLAGGLMKRLITAICARGETPFLHVLASNHGALALYRAMGFVVRRELHLMGLQRA; encoded by the coding sequence ATGTCTGAGATGGAAGTCACGAATGAAGCTGTCGGCGCGGACTCGCTAGACAACGTTATCTGGAACGCACTCACCGGCAGGCAAGGTCGCTTCGCGGTGGGGAACGATCGGGCACTGCGGTTCGCGTCGTCGGTCGCGCCTTTTACCGCGATGATCGATTCGAGTGCGGCATCGTTCGATGCGTTGCGCGAACTGATCGACGAGCATGGTCCCTTGACGTTGGCGACCGTCAACGAAATCGAGCCGGATGCCAGGTTCTCCGTCACCCGGCGAGCATCGCTGCTGCAGATGGTCTGGCAAGGCGACCCCGCTCCGTCGACGGACGTGCAATACGTGAATCTCGACGAGCGCGACGTACCCGATATGCTTGCGCTCACCGCGGCAACGCAGCCGGGACCTTTCGGCCCGCGCACCATCGAACTCGGCGACTATATCGGCACGCGCCAGGACGGAAAGCTGGCCGCGATGGCGGGCGAGCGCATGAAGATCGACGGTTACACCGAAGTCAGCGCAGTCTGCGTGGACCCGGCTTTTCGCGGGCAAGGACTCGCCGGTGGCCTGATGAAGCGGCTGATTACTGCAATCTGCGCGCGCGGCGAGACGCCATTCCTGCACGTGCTCGCATCGAATCACGGTGCGCTGGCGCTCTACCGCGCAATGGGCTTTGTCGTGCGCCGCGAGTTGCATCTGATGGGACTTCAACGCGCGTAG
- a CDS encoding NmrA family NAD(P)-binding protein yields the protein MYAITGITGQVGGALARELLASGQPVRAVARNAERAASWVAQGCQLATARMDDEAALADAFSGATGVFIVLPPVFDPAPDFPEARVVIDAVSAAIRKARPAKVVCLSTIGAQAHESNLLTQHTLMQQELSTLPVPITFLRAGWFMENAAWDVASARDDGVIASYLQPLDRPVPMVATDDIGRVAATLLQQTWSGVRIVELEGPRRVSPNDIADAFARVLGRPVRAEAVNRQDWESLFLSQGMKHPLPRMRMLDGFNEGWISFERPDDEIVRGTTELDTVLDALVNRSV from the coding sequence GTGTACGCAATCACAGGAATCACCGGTCAGGTAGGGGGCGCACTCGCGCGTGAACTGCTGGCATCCGGGCAGCCGGTGCGAGCAGTGGCTCGCAATGCCGAGCGCGCGGCATCATGGGTCGCGCAAGGGTGTCAATTGGCGACGGCGCGCATGGATGACGAAGCCGCGCTTGCCGATGCGTTTAGCGGCGCAACGGGCGTGTTCATCGTGTTGCCGCCTGTGTTCGATCCGGCGCCCGATTTTCCGGAGGCTCGCGTGGTGATCGATGCCGTATCCGCGGCAATCAGGAAGGCGCGCCCCGCGAAGGTTGTTTGTCTGTCGACTATCGGCGCGCAGGCGCACGAGAGCAATCTGCTTACGCAGCACACGTTGATGCAACAGGAGCTGAGCACGCTGCCAGTACCCATCACGTTTCTGCGCGCCGGCTGGTTCATGGAAAACGCCGCGTGGGACGTCGCGTCGGCACGCGACGATGGCGTCATCGCCAGCTATTTGCAGCCGCTCGATCGACCCGTGCCGATGGTCGCAACCGACGACATCGGCCGTGTCGCCGCGACGCTGCTTCAGCAAACGTGGAGCGGTGTGCGCATCGTTGAGCTGGAAGGTCCGCGTCGCGTGAGTCCCAACGATATTGCCGACGCGTTTGCTCGCGTGCTGGGTCGACCCGTGCGTGCCGAAGCGGTGAACCGGCAGGATTGGGAGTCGCTATTTCTGTCGCAGGGCATGAAGCATCCGCTGCCGAGAATGCGCATGCTCGACGGCTTCAACGAAGGTTGGATCAGCTTCGAACGACCCGACGATGAAATCGTCCGAGGGACGACTGAACTGGACACGGTACTCGACGCGCTGGTCAACCGTTCGGTGTAG
- a CDS encoding LysR family transcriptional regulator — translation MTTVKTKLENVSSGISVFAAVVDAGTFAAAADVVGMSPPGVSRAIARLEKRLAIRLFNRTTRSISLTEEGRRFYEQVIPHLAGLEEAAAAASGSMSKVRGKLRVNLDPVCYRAILGAQLDKFMDAYPDLQIDFIARDRLDDLVTEGFDVALRFGRPRTSTLVARKLLDTAVVTVAAPAYLARRGRPMRPEDLGGPTHRCLEFRDPETGKPFPWEFHRKRKQIVVTTNGRLTVNDPGALLDACLAGSGIAQMLLLGAEHLIAEGRLTNLFPDWPDERFPLYVYYPSRHYIPAKTRAFLDFVVGWASGNLESKRGPAPLKKPRGQPA, via the coding sequence ATGACGACAGTGAAAACAAAGCTCGAAAATGTGTCCAGCGGGATTAGCGTGTTTGCCGCGGTTGTCGATGCCGGGACTTTTGCCGCCGCGGCCGACGTGGTCGGCATGTCGCCACCGGGTGTGAGCCGCGCGATTGCGAGGCTGGAGAAGAGGCTTGCGATCCGGCTGTTCAATCGCACGACGCGGTCGATCTCGTTGACCGAAGAGGGGCGCCGCTTCTATGAGCAGGTGATTCCCCACCTCGCGGGGCTCGAAGAAGCCGCCGCGGCGGCATCCGGCAGCATGTCGAAGGTGCGAGGAAAACTCCGCGTCAATCTCGATCCAGTCTGCTATCGGGCGATTCTCGGCGCGCAACTCGATAAGTTCATGGACGCGTATCCCGATCTGCAGATCGACTTTATCGCCAGGGATCGGCTGGACGATCTTGTTACCGAAGGCTTCGATGTCGCGCTTCGGTTCGGCAGGCCCCGAACCTCGACGCTCGTCGCGAGGAAGCTGCTCGACACCGCGGTGGTGACGGTCGCGGCGCCCGCGTATCTCGCCCGCCGAGGGCGCCCGATGCGGCCGGAAGATCTCGGAGGGCCCACACATCGATGCCTCGAATTTCGCGACCCGGAAACGGGCAAGCCATTCCCGTGGGAATTTCATCGCAAGCGCAAACAGATCGTGGTCACAACGAACGGGCGGCTGACGGTCAATGATCCCGGTGCGTTGCTCGACGCGTGCCTGGCCGGATCAGGCATTGCGCAGATGCTTCTGCTCGGTGCCGAGCACCTGATTGCCGAAGGCCGCTTGACCAATCTCTTTCCGGATTGGCCGGACGAACGCTTTCCGCTCTATGTCTACTATCCGTCGCGGCACTACATTCCCGCGAAAACGCGTGCGTTTCTCGATTTCGTCGTGGGATGGGCGAGCGGGAATCTTGAATCGAAGCGCGGACCCGCGCCATTGAAAAAGCCTCGCGGTCAACCCGCCTGA
- a CDS encoding IclR family transcriptional regulator has translation MQRRLPIVNPTQPKAARKRTSTAARGEKKVADPTESSLYVQSVEKAMKVLTAFDGSKRQLSLSEIAALTGFDTSATQRFTFTLAALGYLFKDPDSRKYELSPKLVDFTYHYLTSNELVSRATPYLQQLGSETEEATNLTVLDDTDIVFVLRIVSRNVFNAHVITGSRLPAYCTAPGLAILATLQDGEVDDILSRSNLVAFTSSTVYQPRKIKERLVQIRKQGYAHTEDEYFVADISTAAAVTNAHGRGIGAVNIAVARSRWQADRDEKRFADLVISTASAISTRRRVDQAG, from the coding sequence ATGCAACGCCGGTTACCGATCGTGAATCCTACCCAGCCCAAGGCCGCTCGCAAACGTACTTCGACCGCCGCGCGAGGCGAGAAGAAGGTGGCCGACCCGACCGAGTCGTCGCTTTACGTGCAGTCCGTCGAAAAGGCGATGAAGGTGCTGACCGCGTTCGACGGCAGCAAGCGGCAACTGTCGCTCTCCGAGATCGCCGCATTGACGGGCTTCGACACGAGCGCGACGCAGCGCTTCACGTTCACGCTCGCGGCGCTCGGTTATCTGTTCAAGGATCCGGATAGCCGCAAATACGAATTGTCGCCGAAGCTGGTCGACTTCACGTACCACTATCTGACTTCGAACGAACTGGTGAGCCGTGCTACGCCGTATCTGCAGCAGCTCGGCTCGGAAACCGAAGAGGCGACCAACCTGACGGTGCTCGACGATACCGACATCGTGTTCGTGCTTCGCATCGTCAGCCGCAACGTTTTCAATGCGCACGTGATCACTGGTTCGCGCCTGCCGGCGTATTGCACCGCGCCCGGTCTCGCGATTCTCGCCACGCTGCAGGACGGCGAAGTGGACGACATCCTGTCGCGCTCGAATCTCGTTGCCTTCACATCGTCCACTGTGTATCAGCCGCGCAAGATCAAGGAGCGGCTCGTGCAGATCCGCAAGCAGGGCTATGCGCACACCGAAGACGAATACTTCGTCGCGGATATTTCGACTGCGGCCGCGGTCACCAATGCGCACGGCCGTGGCATCGGCGCGGTCAACATTGCGGTCGCGCGCTCGCGCTGGCAGGCCGATCGGGATGAAAAACGCTTTGCGGATCTCGTGATCTCGACGGCGTCGGCTATCTCGACACGCAGGCGCGTCGATCAGGCGGGTTGA